Proteins from one Hyperolius riggenbachi isolate aHypRig1 chromosome 2, aHypRig1.pri, whole genome shotgun sequence genomic window:
- the LOC137544269 gene encoding SH2 domain-containing protein 1B-like, translating into MDIPCCHGGISKKTGENLLLFKGINGSYLVRDSETVSGALCLCVLYGRLIYTYRIYQDINGFYMIQTAEGVEQKCFKTLNELIFNYEKPNQGLIHSLSFPVTKDEAKQYHTQAQGPKKKILMLEEDTYAEIDEREYVEVLP; encoded by the exons ATGGATATTCCCTGCTGTCACGGAGGCATAAGTAAGAAAACTGGTGAAAATCTCCTTCTGTTTAAAGGAATTAATGGCAGTTACTTGGTTCGGGACAGTGAAACAGTCTCGGGAGCATTGTGCCTTTGTGTTCT ATATGGAAGATTAATCTATACATACCGAATTTATCAAGATATCAATGGGTTTTATATGATTCAG ACTGCTGAAGGTGTAGAACAAAAATGTTTCAAGACCCTGAATGAACTTATCTTCAATTATGAAAAGCCTAATCAAGGATTGATACATTCCCTGAGCTTCCCTGTAACAAAAGATGAAGCTAAGCAGTATCATACGCAGGCCCAGgggcctaaaaaaaaaatacttatgctAGAAGAGGACACGTATGCAG AGATTGATGAAAGAGAGTATGTGGAAGTCCTACCCTGA